In Macrobrachium nipponense isolate FS-2020 chromosome 15, ASM1510439v2, whole genome shotgun sequence, a single genomic region encodes these proteins:
- the LOC135226688 gene encoding uncharacterized protein LOC135226688 has product MPDPSRYQHPLHNQYSPEKAPHHAPGTPGAGTPKHPSTHQCSPGDKDTPPCPTPALPGTRHKLYSPGDKTPPTMLTPADASTSTTSICSRGTRHPPPCPDPRAGRQHPSTLIILQGQDTHHPDPKQDQPTPQPMFSGDPKGHPPLLTPAMLAPTPTQQYFSGGTKDFPPWGPGPKQTPSKPLPLYSLQTQDTHHARTPAPPPGQTPPEYSPGTSTHHALTPADASTLHY; this is encoded by the coding sequence atgcctgACCCCAGCAGATACCAGCACCCCCTCCACAACCAATATTCTCCAGAAAAAGCACCCCACCATGCCCCTGGGACCCCAGGGGCCGGGACACCAAAGCACCCCTCCACCCACCAATGTTCTCCAGGGGACAAAGACACCCCACCATGCCCTACCCCAGCACTCCCAGGCACCCGCCACAAACTATattctccaggggacaagacCCCACCCACCATGCTGACCCCAGCAGACGCCAGCACCTCCACAACTAGTATTTGCTCCAGGGGGACAAGACACcccccaccatgccctgaccccagggCAGGACGCCAGCACCCCTCCACACTAATTATTCTCCAGGGGCAAGACACCCACCATCCTGACCCCAAGCAGGACCAGCCCACTCCACAACCAATGTTCTCCGGGGACCCAAAGGGACACCCACCATTGCTGACCCCAGCCATGCTAGCCCCCACCCCTACACAACAATATTTCTCCGGGGGGACCAAAGACTTCCCACCATGGGGCCCTGGACCCAAGCAGACACCCAGCAAACCCCTCCCACTGTATTCCCTCCAGAcccaagacacccaccatgcccggACCCCAGCACCCCCACCAGGGCAAACCCCTCCAGAATATTCTCCAGGGACAagcacccaccatgccctgaccccagcagacgcTAGCACCCTCCACTACTAG